The Penaeus vannamei isolate JL-2024 chromosome 2, ASM4276789v1, whole genome shotgun sequence region gtgtgtatacatatatatgtttatatatatatatatatatatatgtttatatatatatatatatacatatgtatatatatatatatatatatatatatatatatatatatatatatatttatatatacacatacatatatatatatatatatatatatatatatatacatatatatatatatatacatatgtatatatatatatatatatatatatatatatatatatatatatttcttcttcttcttctccaagctTGTCCCGTTTACATTACAGTGTCGTTGCAGCTATCCTCTTCCTCCAGGTTTCCGGGTCCAGTGCGtcttcctctgttgcttctaTCTCTTCCAGGTCTTTTCTCAGGCAGTCCATCCACCTCAATTTCggccttccttttcgtcttcttgctGGTGGTGCCATCTCTAGCACTCTGCGCCCAGCATactcctcgtctcttcttttcaCATGACCAAACCACCTTAGTCGGGCTTTCCTGAACTGTTCCGTAATGTGCGTGATTCCCAATTTTTCTCGAATAACTTCATTCCTCACGTGGTCTTTCAATGTGTGGCCACATGCCCATCTGCACATTTTCATTTCTGCCACTTCTAGTCTCTTGGTGTTACGGGTACTCAGGGGTACCGTTTCCATACCAAACAGCTTCTCTGGTTGGATTACCAACATGTGGATCCTGCCTTTCACCTTCGATGGTATACTTTTGTCACAGAGGATACCAGACATCTTCTTCCAGTTGTTCCATCCACATTGTATCCTTCGGTTTACTTCTGCCCCGACTCCTCCATCTGTCACGTGTATTTCCTAGGTACTTAAATGCCATTGTTTCTGGTAACTGTCTCTGCAACATTTCCACACTCCCAGTTGATATCCCATTCAGGCACATATACTCAGTCTTTGATCTTGAgatcttcattcctcttctctccagcgCATATCTCCACTGCTCCAGATCTTCTTCCAGCTGTCgcttctctctcgcacacaatACCACATCATCGGCAAACATCATATTCCAGGGGGCTTTCCGAATTGTTGCCTTtacctcctctactctcttcctcctcctcctctgagctATCTTCCTTAGCCGTATCCGCTCTTGATACGGTAGCCGTCGTCCATTTCTCACAAGTGTACGACGATGTCCTTGCGCGTCGCTTGTGGGGAATGTCCTAGCCAGGTCTGGATTCTGATTTGCCTTTTTCATTTAGTTGGAGCAAAGTTTTatgccggatgcccttcctgacgcaaCCCTCACCAATTTATCTGGGCTTGGGACTGGCACGTTTCCCAGACAGTGGAGGCTCTCCGAGGCTAACGACTTGAAAAGCACAAGCCCCAATGGGTGGTCTTCTAAACCGAGTAAACTCCCCGTCCAGTACTACGTGGatggtttaatatatatatatatatatatatatatatatatatatatatatatatatatatatatatatatatatatatatatatacatatatatatatatatatatatatatatatatatatacatatatatatatatacatatatatatacatatacatatatatatatatatatatatatatgtatatatatatatatgtatgtatatatatgtgtgtatatatatatatatatatatatatatatatatatatatatatatatatatatgtatgtgtatatatatacatatccatatatgtattttttttttaatatatgtatatgcatatatatatatatatatatatatatatatatatatatatatatatatatatatatatatatatatatgtatacatatatatgaatatgtaaatatatatatatatatatatatatatatatatatatatatatatatatatatatatttaaatatatgtatatgcatatatatatgtatacatatatatgaatatgtaaatatagatatatatatatatacatatatatata contains the following coding sequences:
- the LOC113811932 gene encoding uncharacterized protein, with the protein product MKKANQNPDLARTFPTSDAQGHRRTLVRNGRRLPYQERIRLRKIAQRRRRKRVEEVKATIRKAPWNMMFADDVVLCAREKRQLEEDLEQWRYALERRGMKISRSKTEYMCLNGISTGSVEMLQRQLPETMAFKYLGNTRDRWRSRGRSKPKDTMWMEQLEEDVWYPL
- the LOC138865476 gene encoding uncharacterized protein, whose translation is MLVIQPEKLFGMETVPLSTRNTKRLEVAEMKMCRWACGHTLKDHVRNEVIREKLGITHITEQFRKARLRWFGHVKRRDEEYAGRRVLEMAPPARRRKGRPKLRWMDCLRKDLEEIEATEEDALDPETWRKRIAATTL